The Vairimorpha necatrix chromosome 11, complete sequence sequence ATCTTTTTAGTCACCAAAGATCTCaaaaactattttattattaaaaaaatttcaaatactCTCCATTTTTCCAAAGAAGCCTTCATCTTGAATAAACTTTCccatattaatataattaaattctaTGGTATAACCTACACTAAAAATggctttttattaaagCTTGAATATTTTCCAAGTTTGAGTCTACAAGATTATATACATTATAGTGAGAAGTTTACTGCAGACaagatttacaaaatttttatacagtTAGTAAAAGCTATTATGTATTTACATAGTATTGATATAGTACATGGAGATATTAAAActgataatatttaaattaatcttGATGATCATGTAAAATTATGTGACTTTGGTTTTAGTAGAGATATACATGAGATAAACACGACAAAGAATGGATCAGTAAATTACTTACCGCCCGAGATTGTAGTTAATGATAGATATGATCTTAAGAAAGTGGACGTTTTTTGTCTTGGGGTTGTTTTGTTTACACTTTGTACAGGAAGTGCGCCGGAGAGAGATAAAGAGCTTAGAGTTGTAGAAATGCACTTACAAGATAATGAATTTGAAGAATTGTTACttaaaatgttattttCCGATCCAGATAAAAGATGGGACATAAATCAAATACacgaatatttatttagtcATAAAGAGAAATCaaagtaataaaattaattataatttattagttAAGTTAGTATTTTCGTAGTTTATTTCATTGttcaaatatattaatttatcatacTTCGATATGCATTTGTATTTATCTATAttggattttttttaatgattttacACAGCGTGATAAATAACcttttagttttttcatttaattGTAGATGAAACATGTAATTTTCACTTGTTGAATCTACTGCCAAACTATCCGACgtataaatctttaaaataatacagGTAAAAATGCATCTAATATGATATATTCTTTATAGGTTTCTAAGGAAAACTCGATCATTCCGATAAATGACAAATACAATCTTTGTATtctaaaatcattttttgttaagTAGCGAGTTTGAA is a genomic window containing:
- a CDS encoding serine threonine-protein kinase, yielding MKVVPFTSQGEFGKIFLVTKDLKNYFIIKKISNTLHFSKEAFILNKLSHINIIKFYGITYTKNGFLLKLEYFPSLSLQDYIHYSEKFTADKIYKIFIQLVKAIMYLHSIDIINTTKNGSVNYLPPEIVVNDRYDLKKVDVFCLGVVLFTLCTGSAPERDKELRVVEMHLQDNEFEELLLKMLFSDPDKRWDINQIHEYLFSHKEKSK